One segment of Methylocella silvestris BL2 DNA contains the following:
- a CDS encoding type I restriction endonuclease subunit R — MTTHTAYNVHREIVLEQHLVSQLVQAHCYIDRSPEDYDRALALDKGLALGFLRETQPDEWQKLKAQYAASTEAEFFKQLDKALKTRGALDVLRQGLKLIPNIHFRFCFFKPASSLNPELVRLYEANILSVIRQVRYSQKSENALDAVLFVNGIPAATLEFKNLLTGSTFKHAEKQYKSDRPPAGEPLLTFRRGALVHFALDEDNVSMTTRLQNGKTRFLPFNRGHQGGAGNPDVRDEFRVAYLYKDLPEGAAVFGREKWLSVIGRFLHLEKDERKEAMIFPRFHQLDAVTGMMDHARTFGPGNNYLIQHSAGSGKSNTIGWTAHQAINLHDAQDRPIFDTAIIVTDRVVLDRQLQNTVAQFEQTKGVVKKIDGTSRQLREAIQSGARIIITTIQKFGTDHLKEVSGQAGRKFAILIDEAHGSQSGKSAQALTDTLTREATSSDDVEDLIAEYQKGRGPQPNISAFAFTATPRNVTLERFGIRGPDGLPHPFHLYSMRQAIEEGFILDVLQNYMTYKAYYELEKVVEDDPTFKTKKAQRKVARFAHMHPTAISQKVEVIVEHFRRHVMAEMAGQAKAMVVTSSREAALKYYFGMRDYIEKQGYVDIKALVAFSGELEVDGRKWTEAAVNQFSETELPRRFDSDEYRVLIVAEKYQTGFDQPKLCAMYVDRKLAGLQAVQTLSRLNRTAPGKERTYILDFQNEIEDIQDAFKPFYEVAALEETSDPNQIYELEAKLKTFGVLDAAEIDRFATIFYKGPLDPFDRIKLEGLVRQAVQRFELEDDEGRQEEFRQLLKSYMRFYSFVAQVVRLGDTELEKLYSYAAWLTRLLPGRELPPDIEITEDMMRLHAFKIEQKEAASASLAPGDTIPLLPIKEFAAKPYTAEEEISLSEIIRAFNDRHGTQFTKEDFVRFEQVNHEIMDEDMIEMLRSNPPDVVYSAFSQAFFKGAIRMFQRDAEMKNIVLADATARDQAIRHFFGRAMREARGR, encoded by the coding sequence TTGACGACTCACACTGCATACAATGTCCACAGGGAGATCGTGCTCGAACAGCATCTGGTCAGCCAGTTGGTCCAGGCCCATTGCTATATCGATCGCAGCCCGGAGGATTACGACCGGGCGCTTGCTCTCGATAAAGGGCTCGCGCTTGGTTTTCTGCGCGAGACGCAACCCGATGAATGGCAGAAATTAAAGGCACAATACGCGGCATCGACCGAGGCGGAGTTCTTCAAACAGCTCGATAAAGCCCTCAAGACGCGCGGCGCACTTGATGTGCTGCGCCAAGGCCTGAAGCTGATCCCCAACATCCATTTCCGCTTCTGCTTCTTCAAGCCGGCCTCCAGCCTCAACCCCGAACTGGTGCGGCTCTATGAGGCCAATATTCTAAGCGTGATCCGCCAGGTTCGCTATAGCCAGAAGAGCGAGAACGCGCTCGACGCGGTGCTGTTCGTTAACGGCATCCCGGCTGCCACACTTGAGTTCAAGAATCTACTGACCGGCTCGACCTTCAAGCATGCGGAGAAGCAATATAAGTCTGACCGCCCGCCGGCAGGCGAGCCGCTCCTGACCTTCCGGCGCGGCGCGCTCGTGCATTTCGCGCTGGATGAAGACAACGTGTCGATGACGACGCGTCTTCAGAACGGCAAGACCCGCTTTCTGCCCTTCAACCGGGGTCATCAGGGCGGAGCCGGCAATCCCGACGTGCGGGACGAGTTCCGCGTCGCCTATCTCTATAAGGATTTGCCGGAGGGCGCGGCCGTGTTTGGCCGGGAGAAGTGGCTTTCCGTCATTGGCCGCTTCCTGCATCTTGAGAAAGACGAGAGAAAGGAGGCGATGATCTTCCCCCGCTTTCATCAGCTCGACGCGGTGACAGGGATGATGGACCACGCCCGCACCTTCGGGCCGGGCAACAATTACCTGATTCAGCATTCCGCCGGGTCCGGCAAGTCCAATACGATCGGCTGGACAGCGCATCAGGCGATCAACCTGCATGATGCGCAGGACCGCCCGATCTTCGATACCGCGATCATCGTTACCGACCGCGTCGTGCTCGACCGTCAGCTTCAGAACACCGTCGCGCAATTCGAGCAGACGAAGGGCGTAGTGAAGAAGATCGACGGCACTTCACGCCAGCTTAGAGAAGCGATCCAGAGCGGCGCGCGTATAATCATCACCACCATTCAGAAATTCGGCACTGACCATCTGAAGGAAGTGTCCGGCCAGGCGGGCCGCAAATTCGCGATCTTGATCGACGAGGCGCACGGCAGCCAGTCCGGCAAGAGCGCCCAGGCGCTGACCGACACGCTGACCCGCGAGGCGACCTCAAGCGACGATGTGGAAGATCTCATCGCCGAGTATCAGAAAGGCAGGGGGCCGCAGCCCAACATCAGCGCCTTCGCCTTCACCGCGACGCCGCGCAATGTAACCCTGGAGCGCTTCGGCATACGCGGGCCGGACGGTCTGCCTCACCCCTTCCACCTTTATTCCATGCGCCAAGCCATCGAGGAGGGATTCATCCTCGACGTGCTGCAAAATTATATGACCTACAAGGCCTATTATGAGCTTGAGAAGGTCGTCGAAGACGACCCCACCTTCAAGACTAAAAAGGCGCAACGCAAGGTCGCCCGCTTTGCCCATATGCACCCGACGGCAATTAGCCAAAAGGTCGAGGTGATCGTCGAGCATTTTCGGCGTCACGTCATGGCCGAGATGGCCGGCCAGGCCAAGGCGATGGTGGTGACGTCCAGCCGCGAAGCGGCTCTGAAATATTATTTCGGCATGCGAGACTATATCGAGAAGCAGGGCTACGTCGACATAAAGGCCCTTGTGGCTTTCTCCGGCGAGCTGGAGGTTGACGGCCGGAAATGGACAGAGGCGGCGGTCAACCAATTTTCCGAGACAGAATTGCCGCGTCGCTTCGACAGCGACGAATACCGAGTCCTGATCGTGGCCGAGAAGTACCAGACCGGCTTTGACCAGCCTAAACTCTGCGCCATGTATGTGGATCGGAAACTCGCCGGGCTCCAGGCCGTGCAGACGCTCTCCCGCCTCAACCGCACGGCTCCCGGCAAGGAGCGAACATACATCCTTGATTTTCAAAATGAGATCGAGGACATCCAGGACGCCTTCAAACCGTTCTATGAGGTGGCGGCGCTCGAAGAGACCTCTGACCCGAACCAGATTTATGAGCTGGAAGCCAAGCTCAAAACCTTCGGTGTCCTGGACGCCGCCGAGATCGACCGCTTCGCGACAATTTTCTACAAGGGGCCGCTCGATCCGTTCGATCGGATCAAGCTCGAAGGCTTGGTGCGCCAGGCGGTGCAGCGTTTCGAGCTTGAGGACGACGAAGGCCGCCAGGAAGAGTTTCGTCAGCTCCTTAAAAGCTATATGCGCTTTTATAGCTTCGTCGCGCAGGTGGTCAGGCTTGGCGATACCGAACTGGAGAAACTCTATTCCTATGCCGCCTGGCTGACCCGGCTCCTGCCCGGTCGAGAGCTGCCTCCTGACATTGAGATTACGGAAGACATGATGCGACTACATGCCTTCAAGATCGAACAGAAAGAGGCCGCCAGCGCCTCACTTGCGCCGGGCGATACAATTCCGCTGTTACCGATCAAGGAGTTTGCTGCGAAGCCCTACACTGCCGAGGAGGAGATCTCCCTGTCCGAGATCATTCGGGCTTTCAACGACCGCCACGGCACGCAATTCACGAAGGAGGATTTCGTTCGATTCGAGCAGGTGAACCACGAGATCATGGACGAAGACATGATCGAGATGCTGCGCAGCAATCCGCCGGACGTGGTCTACTCGGCTTTCAGTCAGGCTTTCTTCAAAGGGGCAATCCGCATGTTTCAACGCGACGCCGAGATGAAGAACATCGTGCTCGCCGACGCCACGGCTCGCGACCAGGCCATTCGGCACTTCTTCGGCCGGGCGATGAGAGAGGCGAGGGGAAGGTGA
- a CDS encoding heme biosynthesis protein HemY, with amino-acid sequence MIRVLLFLAVLIGLAIAEAWLIERPGELVLNWQGYKIETSVLMGIAAVFVAAAILLGLWMLLRFIFNIPSLMALASRGRRREKGYAALSRGMIAVGAGDTQAARRAAVEAQRMLPNDPLALLLKAQSAQLSGESGSAEAAFTEMTRRNDMRVLGLRGLHVEAERQGDVEKAQHYAETAREIAPLPWAAKANFAHKVAAGDWRGALALLESGAGSKHIDKTIRERSRAVLETAIAIEKADAQPAEALALARAAVKRAPTLVPAVALAARLTSEQGDARKAAKLIEAGWAGTHHPDIAKIYVGLYPGESSADRLKRAISLAQLAPREPESKIMVAEAAIAAGDFKAAREAMQPLIEGPERPTARMCRLMAELEEKQHGAAGYIREWLTRASLAPPDPTWVADGVASDQWRPISPVTGKLDAFVWQKPVERLSSGNEAEDAIFAQILPPEPPLLLEEAQTASGAKTGALDGPPHPDPEIAIPMGPPPPTTAEPSAALTPQEKERDKPKGLAQLFDVKPK; translated from the coding sequence ATGATCCGCGTCCTCCTGTTTCTCGCCGTGCTGATTGGTCTTGCCATCGCCGAAGCGTGGCTGATCGAGCGGCCGGGCGAACTGGTGCTGAATTGGCAGGGCTATAAGATCGAAACCAGCGTGCTGATGGGCATCGCCGCTGTCTTCGTCGCGGCGGCGATTCTGCTCGGCCTGTGGATGCTGCTGCGCTTCATCTTCAACATTCCCTCGCTGATGGCTCTGGCGAGCCGGGGGCGGCGGCGCGAGAAAGGCTATGCGGCCCTCTCCCGCGGCATGATCGCCGTCGGCGCCGGGGATACGCAGGCGGCGCGCCGGGCGGCGGTCGAGGCGCAAAGAATGCTTCCGAACGATCCTCTGGCGCTGCTCCTCAAGGCGCAGTCGGCGCAGCTCTCCGGCGAAAGCGGCTCTGCCGAGGCGGCGTTCACGGAGATGACCCGGCGCAACGACATGCGCGTCCTTGGCTTGCGTGGACTGCATGTCGAGGCCGAGCGCCAGGGCGACGTCGAGAAAGCGCAACACTACGCCGAGACGGCGCGGGAGATCGCGCCGCTGCCCTGGGCGGCGAAGGCGAATTTCGCGCATAAGGTCGCCGCCGGCGATTGGCGCGGCGCGCTGGCGCTGCTCGAGAGCGGCGCCGGATCGAAGCATATCGACAAGACCATCCGCGAGCGCAGCCGCGCCGTGCTCGAAACCGCCATCGCGATCGAAAAGGCCGACGCCCAGCCGGCGGAAGCGCTTGCGCTGGCGCGGGCCGCGGTCAAGCGCGCGCCGACGCTTGTCCCGGCGGTCGCGCTCGCGGCGCGCCTGACCAGCGAGCAGGGCGACGCGCGCAAAGCGGCAAAGCTGATCGAAGCAGGCTGGGCCGGGACGCATCACCCGGATATCGCCAAGATCTATGTCGGGCTCTATCCCGGCGAATCGAGCGCCGACCGGCTGAAGCGGGCGATCTCGCTGGCGCAGCTCGCCCCGCGCGAGCCGGAAAGCAAGATCATGGTCGCGGAGGCGGCGATCGCGGCGGGCGATTTCAAGGCCGCGCGCGAGGCGATGCAGCCTCTGATCGAGGGACCGGAGCGTCCGACCGCGCGGATGTGCCGGCTGATGGCCGAGCTTGAAGAAAAGCAGCACGGGGCGGCCGGATATATCAGGGAATGGCTGACGCGGGCCTCGCTCGCGCCGCCGGACCCGACCTGGGTGGCGGATGGCGTCGCCTCCGATCAGTGGCGGCCGATCTCGCCGGTGACGGGAAAGCTCGACGCCTTCGTCTGGCAGAAGCCGGTGGAGCGGCTGAGCTCGGGCAATGAGGCCGAAGATGCGATCTTCGCGCAGATCCTTCCGCCCGAGCCTCCGCTCCTGCTGGAGGAAGCGCAGACGGCCTCCGGAGCAAAGACCGGGGCGCTTGACGGGCCGCCGCACCCAGACCCCGAGATCGCCATCCCGATGGGCCCGCCGCCGCCCACGACCGCTGAGCCGTCGGCCGCGCTCACGCCGCAGGAAAAGGAGCGGGACAAGCCGAAGGGCCTCGCCCAGCTCTTTGACGTCAAGCCGAAATAG
- a CDS encoding tyrosine-type recombinase/integrase, translating to MALTDMEIRAAKPSARIVKLSDGGGLQLWLMPDGAKRWRLAYRFAGGQKLLAIGVYPAIGLREAREAREGAKRILAEGNDPSLAKKLAKAAKATASANTFDAVSTELLDKKRREGKAERTLDKLGWLFSLARPAIGVRPIAEISAREILAVLRSVESRGTHETAKRLRATISEVFRYAVATDRADSDPTVALKGALAAPIVKHRAAIIEPKAFGGLLRAIATYEGSPETCAALELLALTFVRPGELRAAEWVEFDFDNGVWSIPGEKMKMKRPHRVPLAARAVGLLQELQTITGHGKFLFPSVRSAARCMSENTINAALRRLGFEKDEMTGHGFRSAASSMLNESGLWNPDAIERQLAHVDNDSVRRAYARADYWDERIRMMSWWADRCEELRRSGIVAPLRA from the coding sequence ATGGCTCTCACCGATATGGAAATCCGGGCGGCCAAGCCCAGCGCCCGAATCGTCAAGCTTTCGGACGGTGGCGGCCTTCAATTGTGGCTCATGCCGGACGGCGCAAAGCGCTGGCGGCTCGCCTATCGCTTTGCCGGCGGCCAAAAACTGCTCGCCATCGGCGTTTACCCAGCGATTGGCCTTCGTGAAGCGCGGGAGGCGCGGGAAGGGGCGAAGCGTATTTTGGCCGAAGGAAACGACCCTTCGCTCGCGAAAAAGCTCGCCAAGGCTGCGAAGGCTACCGCTTCCGCCAATACGTTTGACGCCGTTTCAACCGAACTCTTGGACAAGAAGCGGCGCGAGGGGAAAGCCGAGCGTACTCTGGACAAGCTAGGTTGGCTTTTCAGCCTTGCCCGGCCTGCCATTGGCGTCCGGCCGATCGCGGAAATTTCAGCCCGCGAAATCTTGGCTGTTCTCCGCAGCGTCGAATCGCGCGGTACGCACGAAACGGCGAAACGGCTTCGGGCGACCATCAGCGAGGTTTTCCGTTATGCGGTTGCGACGGATCGCGCAGACTCCGATCCGACCGTCGCCTTGAAGGGAGCATTGGCTGCGCCGATCGTAAAACATCGCGCCGCCATCATCGAGCCAAAGGCATTCGGCGGCCTGCTCCGCGCCATCGCGACATATGAGGGCTCCCCGGAAACTTGCGCGGCGCTCGAATTGCTCGCCCTCACCTTTGTACGTCCCGGTGAGCTTCGCGCGGCGGAATGGGTTGAGTTCGACTTCGACAATGGCGTCTGGTCGATACCTGGCGAGAAAATGAAGATGAAGCGCCCTCACCGCGTCCCGCTCGCGGCGCGCGCTGTCGGCTTATTGCAGGAACTCCAAACCATAACCGGCCATGGAAAATTCCTTTTTCCGTCGGTCCGCTCGGCGGCGCGGTGCATGAGTGAGAATACGATCAACGCCGCGCTTCGCCGACTTGGATTCGAAAAGGACGAAATGACCGGGCACGGCTTCCGATCGGCGGCATCCTCTATGCTGAACGAAAGCGGCTTGTGGAACCCTGACGCTATCGAACGCCAACTTGCGCATGTCGATAATGATAGCGTCCGCCGCGCCTATGCCCGCGCCGATTATTGGGACGAGCGCATCCGCATGATGTCCTGGTGGGCCGATCGATGTGAGGAACTGCGACGCAGTGGAATCGTGGCGCCGCTTCGAGCGTGA
- a CDS encoding restriction endonuclease — protein MKRLWLVRLGRHGEQEAHALDKCELVLGFNVDDLGTAEDRDAVLRIVQKAFPDEKHKTQLNFAAQLNQFCNTIQKGDLVVVPLKTAAKIAIGEITGPYTPEADGHPMRPVHWLKSDIPRDVFRQDLLYSFGAFMTVCEISRNDALRRVEAILKTGRDPGYKSGVSVPSRTLALPEAPTAEEAEVDLDEIARDQIERRIASAFTGHDFTRLVAEILKVQGYIVNVSTPGPDQGIDIVAGRGGLGFESPRLVVQVKSGNIVADQPTLQALIGAVQDTQADQGLLVCWGGFKKPVEQRRNELFFRIRLWGRVEILDALFEVYDRLPEEFRAELPLQRTWMLVPDDKEASA, from the coding sequence ATGAAGCGTCTCTGGCTAGTCCGTCTCGGGAGGCATGGCGAACAGGAAGCGCACGCGCTTGATAAGTGTGAGCTTGTTCTCGGTTTCAATGTGGACGATCTCGGAACTGCCGAGGATCGTGACGCGGTACTCAGGATCGTTCAGAAGGCTTTTCCGGATGAGAAACACAAGACACAATTGAACTTCGCTGCACAGCTCAACCAGTTCTGCAATACGATCCAGAAAGGTGATCTCGTTGTTGTGCCACTAAAAACGGCAGCGAAGATTGCCATTGGTGAGATTACTGGTCCTTACACGCCGGAAGCCGACGGGCATCCGATGCGACCGGTTCATTGGTTGAAGTCAGACATCCCTCGCGACGTATTCCGACAAGACCTGCTTTACAGCTTCGGCGCATTCATGACTGTTTGCGAGATCAGTCGCAACGATGCGCTCCGTCGCGTTGAAGCAATCCTCAAGACAGGACGAGACCCGGGCTACAAGAGCGGGGTCTCTGTTCCTTCGAGAACCCTTGCATTGCCCGAAGCGCCGACGGCTGAGGAGGCAGAGGTTGATCTCGATGAGATCGCGCGGGATCAGATCGAACGGCGCATCGCCAGTGCGTTCACGGGGCATGATTTTACGCGCTTGGTAGCGGAAATCCTGAAAGTGCAGGGATACATCGTAAATGTTTCGACGCCCGGTCCGGACCAAGGGATCGATATTGTCGCCGGTCGCGGTGGGCTCGGCTTTGAATCCCCCCGGCTCGTTGTCCAGGTCAAGTCTGGCAACATCGTTGCCGATCAGCCGACTCTTCAGGCGCTGATAGGTGCTGTCCAAGACACGCAAGCGGATCAGGGATTGTTGGTGTGCTGGGGCGGGTTCAAGAAGCCTGTGGAGCAAAGACGCAACGAGCTATTCTTTCGCATCCGTCTTTGGGGGAGGGTCGAGATTCTGGACGCTCTCTTCGAGGTATATGACCGTTTGCCTGAGGAATTTCGTGCGGAACTGCCGTTGCAGCGCACCTGGATGCTCGTTCCCGACGATAAGGAGGCGAGCGCTTGA
- a CDS encoding restriction endonuclease subunit S — MKSLRFKNVMRERVDLSETGEETLLSVSEYYGVKPRAEAFQGEEYESRAESLEGYRQVQRGDFVMNYMLAWKGAYGISEYDGIVSPAYAVFQIDKSKIDLKYLHHRTRSNPMRALFRSRSKGIIDSRLRLYPDALLATEIDLPGLAAQKVIADFLDRETARIDQLIEKKERFSALAAERWRATLDAEILGRTTAGKRSLTSGQPYISDVPADWVLTPLKHLVDPRRPVMYGIVLPGPNVENGIMIVKGGDVKPNRLSPDRLCKTSREIEAGYVRSRLRGGDLVMAIRGGIGDVEIVPADIEGANLTQDAARIAPRHGVLNRWLRYALQAPSVFAPLGAGANGAAVRGVNIFDVDRVLVPVPPTAEQIVIADRLDIKEQQILRMREKIFDHAKLIQEFRAALITAAVAGQINVDTWGKRRETDRRLDRIEEKMSAGDALA, encoded by the coding sequence GTGAAGTCTCTTCGTTTCAAAAACGTCATGCGGGAGCGTGTCGACCTTTCAGAGACCGGAGAAGAAACGCTTCTTTCTGTTTCTGAATATTACGGCGTAAAGCCAAGAGCAGAAGCCTTTCAGGGCGAGGAATACGAATCCCGGGCAGAGTCCTTGGAAGGCTATCGTCAAGTTCAACGCGGCGATTTCGTCATGAACTATATGCTTGCCTGGAAGGGTGCATACGGCATTTCTGAGTATGACGGTATCGTCAGCCCAGCATACGCGGTTTTCCAAATAGATAAATCTAAGATCGATCTAAAATATTTACACCATAGGACTAGATCTAACCCAATGCGAGCGCTTTTCCGCTCCCGATCCAAGGGCATAATTGACTCTCGATTGCGTCTATACCCAGATGCACTTCTTGCTACGGAGATTGATCTTCCAGGCCTCGCCGCTCAGAAGGTGATTGCTGATTTCCTCGACCGTGAGACCGCCCGCATCGATCAATTGATCGAGAAGAAGGAACGGTTCTCAGCGCTCGCAGCTGAACGCTGGCGCGCCACACTGGACGCTGAGATACTTGGACGCACGACCGCCGGCAAACGGAGCCTAACAAGCGGCCAACCGTATATTTCCGACGTCCCCGCCGACTGGGTTCTTACTCCGCTCAAGCATCTTGTCGATCCGCGCAGGCCCGTCATGTACGGCATCGTCTTGCCAGGCCCAAACGTCGAGAATGGCATTATGATCGTCAAAGGTGGCGACGTGAAGCCGAACCGCTTGTCACCAGACCGCCTCTGCAAAACCAGTAGGGAAATCGAGGCCGGATACGTTAGGTCCCGCCTGCGCGGAGGTGACCTTGTAATGGCTATTCGTGGCGGTATTGGAGACGTTGAAATCGTACCGGCTGACATAGAGGGAGCCAACCTCACCCAGGACGCCGCGCGCATTGCTCCTCGTCATGGCGTCCTAAACCGCTGGCTGCGGTACGCGCTTCAGGCTCCATCGGTCTTCGCTCCACTCGGAGCGGGGGCAAATGGAGCTGCCGTCCGGGGCGTCAACATCTTTGACGTTGATCGAGTCTTGGTTCCAGTTCCGCCCACGGCAGAGCAGATTGTCATAGCTGATCGCTTAGACATCAAGGAACAGCAGATCTTACGCATGCGAGAGAAGATTTTTGATCATGCGAAACTGATCCAAGAATTCCGCGCCGCCCTCATTACCGCCGCCGTCGCCGGTCAGATCAACGTGGATACATGGGGTAAACGCCGTGAGACGGACCGCCGCCTCGATCGGATCGAAGAGAAGATGTCAGCCGGAGACGCGCTTGCATGA
- a CDS encoding type I restriction-modification system subunit M → MRIEKTSNLGSFVWSIAEILRGDFKQSDYGKVILPFIVMRRLDCILEATKPYVLEAAKSLPEGIDDETRDMILFGAAGDKIRVYNTSRFTFTSLKGQDPGQVHDNLIDFITGFSPNVRDIFLDKFRFTEALKRLKDGGILWQVFERFCAIDLHPNHVSNIEMGYLFEDLIRRFSEISNETAGEHFTPREVIRLIVELLLANDHAALTGTGIIRTVYDPACGTGGMLALTEEAMTALNPKVRVELFGQELNGESFGICKSDMLVTGHNPEQIAFGNTLTEDAHLGKTFHYMLSNPPYGVDWKKYQDPIRAEHETKGFDGRFGPGLPRISDGQLLFLLHMISKMRDDEQGSRIGIVMNGSPLFTGGAGSGESEIRRWMLEKDWVEAIVAMPTDLFYNTGISTYVWLLNNRKPSARRGKVQLIDASSERFWKSMRKSLGSKRREIPEAARHEIVRIYAEMLNGDGPYGEFSKIVDREDFGYREIRIERPLRLNFQATPKRLARLAEEKAVQKLEIGERQELLDALAHNLPTQSFTNRDAFEKVLTRALKGVGGKIGAPLKKAILSALSERDESADICLDANGKPESDTQLRDHELVPLNDDWRDFVAREVTPFVPDAWVDENYRDDRDGETGRVAYEINFNRYFYKYVPPRPLAQIDCELKQLEAEIAGLLKEVAA, encoded by the coding sequence ATGAGAATAGAAAAGACCAGCAACCTCGGCTCCTTCGTCTGGTCGATTGCGGAAATCCTGCGCGGCGACTTCAAGCAATCCGACTATGGCAAGGTGATCCTGCCATTTATCGTGATGCGACGGCTCGATTGCATCCTGGAGGCAACCAAGCCGTACGTTCTGGAGGCCGCGAAAAGCCTGCCCGAAGGCATCGACGATGAAACGCGGGATATGATCCTGTTCGGGGCCGCCGGCGATAAGATCCGCGTTTATAATACGAGCCGCTTTACCTTTACCAGCCTAAAGGGCCAGGACCCTGGCCAGGTCCACGACAATCTGATCGATTTCATCACCGGCTTTTCGCCCAACGTCCGCGATATTTTTCTCGACAAATTTCGCTTCACCGAAGCCCTCAAGCGACTAAAGGATGGCGGCATTCTTTGGCAAGTGTTCGAGCGCTTCTGCGCCATCGACCTGCACCCGAATCACGTCTCGAATATTGAAATGGGCTATTTGTTCGAGGATCTGATCCGCCGGTTTTCGGAAATCTCGAACGAAACAGCTGGAGAGCATTTCACCCCGCGCGAGGTCATCCGCCTGATTGTCGAGCTGCTGCTCGCCAACGACCATGCGGCGCTGACCGGCACGGGCATTATCCGCACGGTCTATGATCCAGCGTGCGGCACCGGCGGCATGCTGGCGCTCACCGAAGAGGCGATGACGGCGCTCAACCCGAAAGTCCGCGTGGAATTGTTCGGTCAGGAGCTAAACGGCGAATCTTTCGGCATTTGCAAATCCGACATGCTGGTGACGGGCCACAACCCGGAGCAGATCGCCTTTGGCAACACGCTGACTGAGGACGCCCACCTCGGCAAAACCTTCCACTACATGCTGTCCAATCCGCCTTATGGCGTGGACTGGAAAAAATACCAGGACCCAATCCGCGCGGAGCACGAAACCAAGGGTTTTGATGGCCGCTTCGGCCCCGGCCTGCCGCGCATCTCCGACGGGCAACTGCTGTTCCTGCTGCACATGATCTCGAAAATGCGCGATGACGAGCAGGGCAGCCGCATCGGCATTGTCATGAACGGCTCGCCGCTTTTCACCGGCGGGGCCGGATCGGGCGAAAGCGAAATCCGTCGTTGGATGCTGGAAAAAGACTGGGTTGAAGCCATCGTCGCCATGCCAACCGACCTTTTTTATAACACCGGTATCTCGACGTATGTTTGGCTACTCAACAACCGCAAACCATCGGCGCGGCGCGGCAAAGTGCAGCTGATTGACGCCAGCTCGGAGCGCTTTTGGAAATCCATGCGCAAGAGCCTGGGCAGCAAGCGCCGGGAAATTCCCGAGGCAGCCCGCCATGAGATCGTGCGCATTTATGCCGAAATGCTGAACGGCGACGGCCCCTACGGCGAATTTTCGAAAATTGTCGATCGGGAGGATTTCGGCTATCGAGAAATCCGCATTGAGCGGCCCCTGCGGCTGAACTTTCAGGCCACGCCCAAACGCCTGGCCCGGTTGGCCGAGGAAAAGGCCGTTCAAAAGCTGGAGATTGGCGAACGGCAAGAGCTACTCGATGCGCTTGCACATAACCTGCCAACGCAGTCCTTCACCAACCGCGACGCCTTCGAAAAGGTGTTGACAAGGGCTCTGAAGGGGGTCGGGGGCAAGATCGGTGCGCCGCTGAAAAAGGCGATCCTGTCGGCTTTGTCCGAGCGGGATGAGAGCGCCGACATTTGTCTTGATGCTAACGGCAAGCCGGAATCGGATACCCAGTTGCGCGATCATGAGCTAGTGCCATTGAATGACGACTGGCGTGATTTTGTGGCCCGCGAGGTTACACCCTTTGTGCCGGACGCTTGGGTCGATGAGAATTATCGCGATGACCGCGACGGTGAAACCGGCCGTGTCGCCTATGAGATCAATTTCAACCGCTACTTCTACAAATACGTCCCGCCGCGCCCCCTCGCACAAATCGACTGTGAATTAAAGCAGCTTGAAGCGGAAATAGCCGGACTTTTGAAGGAGGTCGCGGCGTGA